Proteins co-encoded in one Aphelocoma coerulescens isolate FSJ_1873_10779 chromosome 21, UR_Acoe_1.0, whole genome shotgun sequence genomic window:
- the C21H1orf167 gene encoding uncharacterized protein C1orf167 homolog isoform X1 has protein sequence MDPVNPLLVNACLSSHAADSPLRHELVVGPSLRSASESANTCDSSALTLGNLDPSSLESFQSLLQSSWISASLYCSVQRLKQESALMGIQGSLPLEPESSPVIGHSGFAPDDLGPSILTMGEQLAAVKTSADHARLKWGVPFAKVWSLSAVTRDFSRAEPLSVSHRYGYIGSNTWRTKISGGIQPQTLASGVGSGRLVDTEADSSFSCSPFFRCQSLIKPSLETGTLYVHRKSNSPKKVIKGEETSNGASPCVESWKKDLPASLYAEGLQVLLETDLGGAQMNVGLGMCGTPMEVCVSIASPPGDKEFRPGQQLSVKTVEVNNSCVKCSKESEEVCDSRPRAARRMAAVGSSQSSPLGTSAKEGFNEHSDVDCMNMSREGRRNKYSYQSSWRNLEADGNLKQSEECSVERNAKEPRCCEEGSQTQKTVPREISENSFWSLKVNEQSFQHLCDRQILTRCFQAWRRHILSKRAARKLYRHQLLQKGLGALQWAVHQRTQLEVGQQRHASSLLAASFQRWKEAVAKKSKKETLQPEPYSYTQSSSAGIFGLGRLATMTTSAQHQLTTGYSKEADQARRIEGELWTQLRHRQRGEEFCWRAEAIRDMRRLAVAFRLWRLQKELLSKEEARLLEARALLEKKKLQNIFWLWHSQSLEMKQILTLTTQIQRHLVSRCFSTWKETVEQKALDRCNLAHLRAVSLRKHFQQWVVMLQTRRGDKQAVVNLFLLQWRRHYGAVISSVADKTVTKRHEDQTSWTGERQFLEKTVYSFDDFRQKLKLQRVYLLWKTRLCEHHKADSFSQTLGQCKLRKTLKLWHQKYLMLKTIEQSSEQLHRSVYEEPLAVLSSEDLSTSSGFGSSASATLTSQSSLEKECSLSDSSQHGFSSLLTAEDVTHMLCHSSFLQFHQCTELPAELGGELCLQTSFPGSGRNWYVGNQFQSLVLQSPDNNSQPLTSYSAWEEGCSSDKKVRSCWQQEEKYCLQRCFNVWSARTRHHVKAQQYCRHIRLSRAFLSWHHWVMENKNQKAAAALKHGVHCFQMAFSLWKRRLAQKVEVDQRFRCHVHQMTADALWRWHSCWQRKCVLRELQQRWAQHSCQEKKRLVLQTWYYQTRKQKYAVLFWERFLLHRCLVTWAQVTACRLRQHEALSSFKRVREHRLLVVSFTKWRDKVLRAEQRVPGGRNHKWQEPSPGKACHRWRVAARGQQALRLGSVTTVKQACNYWTRAAAFSQCLRQCNTLIGFRKSRKMSLSWSTKSRRGREEDSAPTGLFPSTIQRWLVIYRNQNRAERLLERRDVVGPSRAHAKIQENTVEVDLEEWDKKWLGRKYLRWWHHTVVLHQCQRDRRLLCLARGWHQWREASRVVILAQVLDLHSCGKSRILDQEQLIEKAWRVWRRRYLQSCVVQKLLEEEARSLLSQAFGRWRQLTAFQRKDKGSC, from the exons ATGGATCCTGTGAACCCTTTACTGGTTAATGCATGTTTGTCATCTCATGCTGCAGATTCCCCTCTTAGGCATGAATTAGTGGTGGGGCCGTCTTTAAGGAGCGCAAGTGAAAGTGCGAACACTTGTGACAGTTCAGCCCTGACCCTGGGGAATCTTGATCCATCTAGTTTGGAGTCTTTTCAGTCTCTTTTGCAATCCTCATGGATTTCTGCTAGCTTGTACTGTTCAGTCCAGAGGCTTAAGCAAGAAAGTGCATTGATGGGGATACAGGGCTCCCTCCCTCTGGAGCCCGAGTCTTCTCCAGTCATTGGTCATTCAGGCTTTGCTCCTGATGATTTAGGTCCCAGTATCCTGACCATGGGAGAACAGCTAGCTGCAGTAAAAACCAGCGCTGATCACGCAAGATTGAAATGGGGTGTCCCATTTGCTAAAGTTTGGAGCCTTAGTGCAGTGACAAGGGACTTCAGTCGTGCTGagcctctctctgtctctcacaGATATGGATACATTGGCTCAAACACATGGAGAACCAAAATTTCAGGTGGCATCCAACCACAAACCCTTGCTTCTGGAGTGGGCTCTGGCAGGCTAGTGGATACAGAAGCAGATTCCTCCTTCAGTTGTTCCCCTTTCTTCAGATGCCAGTCCCTGATAAAGCCGTCTCTGGAAACTGGTACTCTTTATGTTCACAGAAAAAGTAATTCTCCCAAAAAGGTTATTAAAGGAGAAGAGACATCTAATGGGGCGTCTCCATGTGTTGAGTCTTGGAAGAAAGACCTTCCAGCCAGTCTGTATGCAGAGGGTCTGCAGGTGTTACTGGAGACAGATTTGGGGGGGGCTCAGATGAATGTTGGTTTAGGCATGTGTGGGACTCCTATGGAAGTGTGTGTGAGCATTGCTTCTCCTCCTGGAGATAAAGAGTTTAGACCAGGCCAGCAGCTTAGTGTTAAAACTGTAGAAGTCAACAACTCTTGTGTTAAGTGCAGCAAAGAGTCAGAAGAGGTGTGTGACTCCAGACCACGAGCAGCCAGAAGAATGGCTGCAGTGGGCAGCAGCCAGTCCAGTCCTTTGGGTACGTCGGCTAAAGAAGGTTTTAATGAACATTCTGATGTAGATTGTATGAACATGagcagagaaggaaggagaaacaAATACTCCTACCAAAGCAGCTGGAGGAATTTGGAAGCTGATGGCAATCTCAAGCAGTCTGAAGAATGTTCTGTAGAGAGGAATGCCAAAGAGCCACGGTGCTGTGAAGAAGGGAGCCAGACACAGAAAACTGTGCCCAGAGAG ATCTCAGAGAACAGCTTCTGGTCATTGAAGGTGAATGAGCAAAG tttCCAGCACTTGTGTGACAGACAAATCCTAACAAGGTGTTTTCAAGCCTGGAGGAGACATATCCTTTCCAAGAGGGCAGCCAGGAAGCTTTACAGACACCAGCTGCTTCAGAAGGGCCTAGGTGCTCTGCAGTGGGCTGTGCACCAGAGGACACAATTGGAGGTGGGCCAGCAGAGACATGCTTCAAGTCTGCTAGCTGCCAGCTTCCAGAGG TGGAAGGAAGCTGTGGCAAAAAAGAGCAAGAAGGAAACTCTGCAGCCTGAGCCTTACTCCTATACCCAAAGTTCATCAGCAGGGATTTTTGGACTAGGAAGATTAGCAACTATGACAACCTCAGCTCAGCATCAgcttacaacaggatactcaaAGGAAGCGGATCAGGCTCGTAG GATAGAGGGAGAACTGTGGACACAGCTTCGTCATaggcagagaggagaggagttcTGCTGGAGAGCTGAAGCAATCAGAGACATGAGACGGCTGGCTG TAGCTTTCAGACTGTGGCGcctgcagaaggagctgctgagcaAAGAGGAAGCCAGGCTTTTGGAAGCCCGTGCTCTGCTAGAAAAGAAGAAGCTACAAAACATTTTCTGGTTGTGGCATTCCCAAAGCTTGGAAATGAAACAGATTCTAACACTGACAACTCAAATCCAAAGACACTTGGTCTCCCG GTGCTTCAGTACATGGAAGGAGACTGTTGAGCAGAAGGCACTTGACAGGTGCAACCTGGCTCATCTCAGAGCAGTATCACTGAGGAAGCACTTCCAGCAGTGGGTTGTGATGCTGCAGACCAGAAGAGGTGATAAGCAGGCAGTGGTGAACCTCTTCCTCCTACAGTGGAGGCGGCATTATG GAGCAGTTATAAGCTCAGTAGCTGACAAGACTGTGACAAAGAGGCATGAAGATCAGACATCATGGACTGGAGAGAGACAGTTTCTGGAGAAAACAGTCTACTCTTTTGATGACTTCCGCCAAAAACTGAAGCTGCAGAGAGTGTATCTGCTGTGGAAAACAAGGCTGTGTGAGCATCACAAAGCTGA TTCTTTCTCTCAGACTTTGGGGCAGTGTAAACTCAGAAAAACTCTGAAATTATGGCACCAAAAGTATCTCATGCTGAAGACAATTGAACAAAGTTCTGAGCAGTTGCATAGATCTGTCTATGAGGAACCTCTTGCCGTGCTGTCTTCTGAGGACCTCTCAACATCATCTGGCTTTGGCAGCAGTGCATCAGCTACTCTGACCTCTCAAAGCTCATTGGAAAAG GAATGCAGTCTTAGTGACAGCAGCCAGCACGGCTTCTCCTCCCTTCTCACTGCTGAGGACGTCACACACATGTTGTGTCACAGTTCTTTCCTGCAATTCCACCAGTgcacagagctgccagctgagcTGGGTGGGGAGCTGTGCTTGCAGACCTCCTTCCCTGGATCTGG AAGAAATTGGTATGTGGGGAATCAGTTCCAGTCTTTGGTGTTGCAGAGTCCAGATAATAATTCCCAGCCTCTCACCAGTTACTCTGCATGGGAAGAG GGCTGCAGTTCTGACAAGAAGGTGAGGAGTTGTTGGCAGCAAGAAGAGAAATACTGTCTGCAAAGGTGCTTCAATGTCTGGTCAGCTCGAACTCGACATCATGTAAAGGCCCAGCAGTACTGCAGGCACATTCGGCTGTCTCG AgcctttctcagctggcacCACTGGGTCATGGAAAATAAGAaccaaaaagcagcagcagccctaaAACATGGAGTTCATTGTTTCCAGATGGCTTTCAGCCTGTGGAAAAGGAGACTGGCCCAGAAAGTGGAAGTTGACCAGAGATTCAGGTGTCATGTTCACCAGATGACTGCTGATGCTCTGTGGCGTTGGCATTCTTGCTGGCAAA GGAAGTGTGTTCTGAGAGAACTGCAGCAGCGATGGGCTCAGCACAGCTGCCAGGAGAAGAAGAGGCTGGTCCTGCAGACATGGTATTACCAAACAAGGAAGCAGAAATATGCTGTTTTATTCTGGGAACGTTTTCTCCTGCACAG GTGCCTCGTCACTTGGGCCCAGGTCACCGCGTGTAGACTGAGGCAGCACGAAGCTCTCTCTTCTTTTAAAAGAGTCAGAGAGCACCGTCTCCTTGTTGTGAGCTTTACTAAGTGGAGGGACAAAGTCTTGAGAGCTGAACAACGGGTGCCAGGAGGGAGAAACCACAAGTGGCAGGAGCCCTCTCCAGGTAAAGCCTGTCACCGCTGGCGAGTGGCTGCAAGAGGACAGCAAGCTCTGCGGCTGGGATCTGTGACTACTGTCAAACAA GCGTGCAACTACTGGACCAGAGCAGCTGCCTTTTCCCAATGCTTACGGCAGTGCAATACCCTCATAGGTtttaggaaaagcaggaagatgtCTCTCTCTTGGTCCACGA aaagcagaagaggcagagaagaagaTTCAGCACCAACTGGACTTTTTCCCAGTACCATTCAGCGCTGGCTGGTGATCTACAGGAACCAAAACAGGGCTGAAAGGCTGCTGGAGAGACGTGATGTGGTAGGACCCTCTCGTGCACATGCAAAGATCCAGGAGAACACAGTAGAGGTGGACTTGGAGGAGTGGGATAAGAAGTGGCTTGG GAGGAAATACCTGAGGTGGTGGCATCACACCGTGGTACTGCACCAATGCCAGCGTGACAGGAGACTGCTCTGTCTGGCAAGGGGATGGCATCAGTGGAGGGAAGCTAGCAGGGTGGTGATACTGGCTCAGGTGTTG gacCTGCATTCCTGTGGtaaatccagaattctg GACCAGGAGCAGCTGATAGAAAAGGCCTGGAGGGTGTGGAGACGGAGATATTTGCAAAGCTGCGTGGTGCAGAAACTTTTGGAGGAGGAAGCCAGGAGCCTCCTGTCTCAA GCCTTTGGAAGGTGGCGGCAGCTCACAGCATTCCAGCGCAAGGACAAAGGATCCTGCTGA
- the C21H1orf167 gene encoding uncharacterized protein C1orf167 homolog isoform X4 yields MDPVNPLLVNACLSSHAADSPLRHELVVGPSLRSASESANTCDSSALTLGNLDPSSLESFQSLLQSSWISASLYCSVQRLKQESALMGIQGSLPLEPESSPVIGHSGFAPDDLGPSILTMGEQLAAVKTSADHARLKWGVPFAKVWSLSAVTRDFSRAEPLSVSHRYGYIGSNTWRTKISGGIQPQTLASGVGSGRLVDTEADSSFSCSPFFRCQSLIKPSLETGTLYVHRKSNSPKKVIKGEETSNGASPCVESWKKDLPASLYAEGLQVLLETDLGGAQMNVGLGMCGTPMEVCVSIASPPGDKEFRPGQQLSVKTVEVNNSCVKCSKESEEVCDSRPRAARRMAAVGSSQSSPLGTSAKEGFNEHSDVDCMNMSREGRRNKYSYQSSWRNLEADGNLKQSEECSVERNAKEPRCCEEGSQTQKTVPREISENSFWSLKVNEQSFQHLCDRQILTRCFQAWRRHILSKRAARKLYRHQLLQKGLGALQWAVHQRTQLEWKEAVAKKSKKETLQPEPYSYTQSSSAGIFGLGRLATMTTSAQHQLTTGYSKEADQARRIEGELWTQLRHRQRGEEFCWRAEAIRDMRRLAVAFRLWRLQKELLSKEEARLLEARALLEKKKLQNIFWLWHSQSLEMKQILTLTTQIQRHLVSRCFSTWKETVEQKALDRCNLAHLRAVSLRKHFQQWVVMLQTRRGDKQAVVNLFLLQWRRHYGAVISSVADKTVTKRHEDQTSWTGERQFLEKTVYSFDDFRQKLKLQRVYLLWKTRLCEHHKADSFSQTLGQCKLRKTLKLWHQKYLMLKTIEQSSEQLHRSVYEEPLAVLSSEDLSTSSGFGSSASATLTSQSSLEKECSLSDSSQHGFSSLLTAEDVTHMLCHSSFLQFHQCTELPAELGGELCLQTSFPGSGRNWYVGNQFQSLVLQSPDNNSQPLTSYSAWEEGCSSDKKVRSCWQQEEKYCLQRCFNVWSARTRHHVKAQQYCRHIRLSRAFLSWHHWVMENKNQKAAAALKHGVHCFQMAFSLWKRRLAQKVEVDQRFRCHVHQMTADALWRWHSCWQRKCVLRELQQRWAQHSCQEKKRLVLQTWYYQTRKQKYAVLFWERFLLHRCLVTWAQVTACRLRQHEALSSFKRVREHRLLVVSFTKWRDKVLRAEQRVPGGRNHKWQEPSPGKACHRWRVAARGQQALRLGSVTTVKQACNYWTRAAAFSQCLRQCNTLIGFRKSRKMSLSWSTKSRRGREEDSAPTGLFPSTIQRWLVIYRNQNRAERLLERRDVVGPSRAHAKIQENTVEVDLEEWDKKWLGRKYLRWWHHTVVLHQCQRDRRLLCLARGWHQWREASRVVILAQVLDLHSCGKSRILDQEQLIEKAWRVWRRRYLQSCVVQKLLEEEARSLLSQAFGRWRQLTAFQRKDKGSC; encoded by the exons ATGGATCCTGTGAACCCTTTACTGGTTAATGCATGTTTGTCATCTCATGCTGCAGATTCCCCTCTTAGGCATGAATTAGTGGTGGGGCCGTCTTTAAGGAGCGCAAGTGAAAGTGCGAACACTTGTGACAGTTCAGCCCTGACCCTGGGGAATCTTGATCCATCTAGTTTGGAGTCTTTTCAGTCTCTTTTGCAATCCTCATGGATTTCTGCTAGCTTGTACTGTTCAGTCCAGAGGCTTAAGCAAGAAAGTGCATTGATGGGGATACAGGGCTCCCTCCCTCTGGAGCCCGAGTCTTCTCCAGTCATTGGTCATTCAGGCTTTGCTCCTGATGATTTAGGTCCCAGTATCCTGACCATGGGAGAACAGCTAGCTGCAGTAAAAACCAGCGCTGATCACGCAAGATTGAAATGGGGTGTCCCATTTGCTAAAGTTTGGAGCCTTAGTGCAGTGACAAGGGACTTCAGTCGTGCTGagcctctctctgtctctcacaGATATGGATACATTGGCTCAAACACATGGAGAACCAAAATTTCAGGTGGCATCCAACCACAAACCCTTGCTTCTGGAGTGGGCTCTGGCAGGCTAGTGGATACAGAAGCAGATTCCTCCTTCAGTTGTTCCCCTTTCTTCAGATGCCAGTCCCTGATAAAGCCGTCTCTGGAAACTGGTACTCTTTATGTTCACAGAAAAAGTAATTCTCCCAAAAAGGTTATTAAAGGAGAAGAGACATCTAATGGGGCGTCTCCATGTGTTGAGTCTTGGAAGAAAGACCTTCCAGCCAGTCTGTATGCAGAGGGTCTGCAGGTGTTACTGGAGACAGATTTGGGGGGGGCTCAGATGAATGTTGGTTTAGGCATGTGTGGGACTCCTATGGAAGTGTGTGTGAGCATTGCTTCTCCTCCTGGAGATAAAGAGTTTAGACCAGGCCAGCAGCTTAGTGTTAAAACTGTAGAAGTCAACAACTCTTGTGTTAAGTGCAGCAAAGAGTCAGAAGAGGTGTGTGACTCCAGACCACGAGCAGCCAGAAGAATGGCTGCAGTGGGCAGCAGCCAGTCCAGTCCTTTGGGTACGTCGGCTAAAGAAGGTTTTAATGAACATTCTGATGTAGATTGTATGAACATGagcagagaaggaaggagaaacaAATACTCCTACCAAAGCAGCTGGAGGAATTTGGAAGCTGATGGCAATCTCAAGCAGTCTGAAGAATGTTCTGTAGAGAGGAATGCCAAAGAGCCACGGTGCTGTGAAGAAGGGAGCCAGACACAGAAAACTGTGCCCAGAGAG ATCTCAGAGAACAGCTTCTGGTCATTGAAGGTGAATGAGCAAAG tttCCAGCACTTGTGTGACAGACAAATCCTAACAAGGTGTTTTCAAGCCTGGAGGAGACATATCCTTTCCAAGAGGGCAGCCAGGAAGCTTTACAGACACCAGCTGCTTCAGAAGGGCCTAGGTGCTCTGCAGTGGGCTGTGCACCAGAGGACACAATTGGAG TGGAAGGAAGCTGTGGCAAAAAAGAGCAAGAAGGAAACTCTGCAGCCTGAGCCTTACTCCTATACCCAAAGTTCATCAGCAGGGATTTTTGGACTAGGAAGATTAGCAACTATGACAACCTCAGCTCAGCATCAgcttacaacaggatactcaaAGGAAGCGGATCAGGCTCGTAG GATAGAGGGAGAACTGTGGACACAGCTTCGTCATaggcagagaggagaggagttcTGCTGGAGAGCTGAAGCAATCAGAGACATGAGACGGCTGGCTG TAGCTTTCAGACTGTGGCGcctgcagaaggagctgctgagcaAAGAGGAAGCCAGGCTTTTGGAAGCCCGTGCTCTGCTAGAAAAGAAGAAGCTACAAAACATTTTCTGGTTGTGGCATTCCCAAAGCTTGGAAATGAAACAGATTCTAACACTGACAACTCAAATCCAAAGACACTTGGTCTCCCG GTGCTTCAGTACATGGAAGGAGACTGTTGAGCAGAAGGCACTTGACAGGTGCAACCTGGCTCATCTCAGAGCAGTATCACTGAGGAAGCACTTCCAGCAGTGGGTTGTGATGCTGCAGACCAGAAGAGGTGATAAGCAGGCAGTGGTGAACCTCTTCCTCCTACAGTGGAGGCGGCATTATG GAGCAGTTATAAGCTCAGTAGCTGACAAGACTGTGACAAAGAGGCATGAAGATCAGACATCATGGACTGGAGAGAGACAGTTTCTGGAGAAAACAGTCTACTCTTTTGATGACTTCCGCCAAAAACTGAAGCTGCAGAGAGTGTATCTGCTGTGGAAAACAAGGCTGTGTGAGCATCACAAAGCTGA TTCTTTCTCTCAGACTTTGGGGCAGTGTAAACTCAGAAAAACTCTGAAATTATGGCACCAAAAGTATCTCATGCTGAAGACAATTGAACAAAGTTCTGAGCAGTTGCATAGATCTGTCTATGAGGAACCTCTTGCCGTGCTGTCTTCTGAGGACCTCTCAACATCATCTGGCTTTGGCAGCAGTGCATCAGCTACTCTGACCTCTCAAAGCTCATTGGAAAAG GAATGCAGTCTTAGTGACAGCAGCCAGCACGGCTTCTCCTCCCTTCTCACTGCTGAGGACGTCACACACATGTTGTGTCACAGTTCTTTCCTGCAATTCCACCAGTgcacagagctgccagctgagcTGGGTGGGGAGCTGTGCTTGCAGACCTCCTTCCCTGGATCTGG AAGAAATTGGTATGTGGGGAATCAGTTCCAGTCTTTGGTGTTGCAGAGTCCAGATAATAATTCCCAGCCTCTCACCAGTTACTCTGCATGGGAAGAG GGCTGCAGTTCTGACAAGAAGGTGAGGAGTTGTTGGCAGCAAGAAGAGAAATACTGTCTGCAAAGGTGCTTCAATGTCTGGTCAGCTCGAACTCGACATCATGTAAAGGCCCAGCAGTACTGCAGGCACATTCGGCTGTCTCG AgcctttctcagctggcacCACTGGGTCATGGAAAATAAGAaccaaaaagcagcagcagccctaaAACATGGAGTTCATTGTTTCCAGATGGCTTTCAGCCTGTGGAAAAGGAGACTGGCCCAGAAAGTGGAAGTTGACCAGAGATTCAGGTGTCATGTTCACCAGATGACTGCTGATGCTCTGTGGCGTTGGCATTCTTGCTGGCAAA GGAAGTGTGTTCTGAGAGAACTGCAGCAGCGATGGGCTCAGCACAGCTGCCAGGAGAAGAAGAGGCTGGTCCTGCAGACATGGTATTACCAAACAAGGAAGCAGAAATATGCTGTTTTATTCTGGGAACGTTTTCTCCTGCACAG GTGCCTCGTCACTTGGGCCCAGGTCACCGCGTGTAGACTGAGGCAGCACGAAGCTCTCTCTTCTTTTAAAAGAGTCAGAGAGCACCGTCTCCTTGTTGTGAGCTTTACTAAGTGGAGGGACAAAGTCTTGAGAGCTGAACAACGGGTGCCAGGAGGGAGAAACCACAAGTGGCAGGAGCCCTCTCCAGGTAAAGCCTGTCACCGCTGGCGAGTGGCTGCAAGAGGACAGCAAGCTCTGCGGCTGGGATCTGTGACTACTGTCAAACAA GCGTGCAACTACTGGACCAGAGCAGCTGCCTTTTCCCAATGCTTACGGCAGTGCAATACCCTCATAGGTtttaggaaaagcaggaagatgtCTCTCTCTTGGTCCACGA aaagcagaagaggcagagaagaagaTTCAGCACCAACTGGACTTTTTCCCAGTACCATTCAGCGCTGGCTGGTGATCTACAGGAACCAAAACAGGGCTGAAAGGCTGCTGGAGAGACGTGATGTGGTAGGACCCTCTCGTGCACATGCAAAGATCCAGGAGAACACAGTAGAGGTGGACTTGGAGGAGTGGGATAAGAAGTGGCTTGG GAGGAAATACCTGAGGTGGTGGCATCACACCGTGGTACTGCACCAATGCCAGCGTGACAGGAGACTGCTCTGTCTGGCAAGGGGATGGCATCAGTGGAGGGAAGCTAGCAGGGTGGTGATACTGGCTCAGGTGTTG gacCTGCATTCCTGTGGtaaatccagaattctg GACCAGGAGCAGCTGATAGAAAAGGCCTGGAGGGTGTGGAGACGGAGATATTTGCAAAGCTGCGTGGTGCAGAAACTTTTGGAGGAGGAAGCCAGGAGCCTCCTGTCTCAA GCCTTTGGAAGGTGGCGGCAGCTCACAGCATTCCAGCGCAAGGACAAAGGATCCTGCTGA